A region of Piscinibacter gummiphilus DNA encodes the following proteins:
- a CDS encoding MFS transporter, protein MSPWAPLSQPVFRMLWSVWLTANICMWMNDVAAAWMMTSLTTSPVMVALVQSASTLPVFLLGLPSGALADILDRRLYFIVTQFWVAAVGTLLYFVTLGGGISAPLLLALTFANGIGLAMRWPVFAAIIPELIPRNQLPAALALNGLAMNASRIVGPIFAGALIATAGSAYVFALNAVLSVAAGFVIMRWKTEPKVSALPGERFWGAIRVGVQHVRQSSQMHGLLLRISVFFVQAVGLTSLMPLVARNLPGGDAGTFTLLLASMGCGAVVAAANMPRIRRHMDGDRLVRNGVLVQAVAAVTVAFAPNVWVAAPAMVVAGMAVISVANTLVVSAQLALPNWVRARGMSIYQMSLMGGSAFGAALWGQLASFTSLAASLCASAVVGVCAMTFVRRWKPVADDALEDMTVLQVWKAPVMPVEPSAGPVMTTIEYLIDPARAEEFREVMLATRKARLRQGALSCELFRDPSVPGRYLEYMLDESWVEHLRRFDRVTAHDVSLRERRLDLHIGDGPPVVSRCLAEPLNPH, encoded by the coding sequence GTGTCCCCCTGGGCGCCGCTCTCGCAGCCGGTGTTCCGCATGTTGTGGAGCGTCTGGCTGACCGCCAACATCTGCATGTGGATGAACGACGTGGCGGCGGCGTGGATGATGACGTCGCTCACCACGTCGCCGGTGATGGTGGCGCTCGTGCAGTCGGCGTCCACGCTGCCGGTGTTCCTGCTGGGCCTGCCCAGCGGGGCGCTGGCCGACATCCTCGACCGGCGGCTCTATTTCATCGTCACGCAGTTCTGGGTGGCGGCCGTGGGCACGCTGCTGTACTTCGTGACCCTGGGCGGCGGCATCAGCGCGCCGCTGCTGCTCGCGCTGACGTTCGCCAACGGCATCGGCCTCGCGATGCGCTGGCCCGTGTTCGCGGCCATCATTCCCGAACTGATCCCGCGCAACCAGCTGCCGGCCGCGCTCGCGCTGAACGGCCTCGCGATGAACGCATCGCGCATCGTGGGCCCCATCTTCGCCGGCGCTCTGATCGCCACCGCGGGCAGCGCCTACGTGTTCGCGCTGAACGCCGTGCTGTCGGTGGCGGCAGGTTTCGTCATCATGCGCTGGAAGACCGAGCCCAAGGTCAGCGCACTGCCGGGCGAACGCTTCTGGGGCGCCATCCGCGTGGGCGTGCAGCACGTGCGGCAGTCGTCGCAGATGCACGGGCTGCTGCTGCGCATTTCCGTGTTCTTCGTGCAGGCCGTGGGCCTCACCTCGCTGATGCCGCTCGTGGCGCGCAACCTGCCGGGCGGGGACGCCGGCACGTTCACGCTGCTGCTCGCGTCGATGGGCTGCGGGGCCGTGGTGGCCGCCGCGAACATGCCGCGCATCCGCCGCCACATGGACGGCGACCGCCTGGTGCGCAACGGCGTGCTGGTGCAGGCGGTGGCGGCCGTGACCGTGGCCTTCGCGCCGAACGTGTGGGTCGCGGCGCCGGCCATGGTCGTCGCGGGCATGGCCGTGATCTCGGTGGCCAACACGCTCGTGGTGTCGGCCCAGCTCGCGCTGCCGAACTGGGTGCGGGCGCGGGGCATGTCGATCTACCAGATGTCGCTGATGGGCGGCAGCGCGTTCGGCGCGGCGCTGTGGGGGCAGCTGGCCTCGTTCACGTCGCTCGCCGCGAGCCTCTGCGCATCGGCGGTGGTGGGCGTGTGCGCGATGACCTTCGTGCGGCGCTGGAAGCCGGTGGCCGACGACGCGCTCGAGGACATGACCGTGCTGCAGGTCTGGAAGGCCCCGGTGATGCCGGTGGAACCCAGCGCCGGCCCCGTGATGACCACCATCGAGTACCTGATCGACCCGGCGCGGGCCGAGGAATTCCGCGAGGTGATGCTCGCCACGCGCAAGGCGCGGCTGCGCCAGGGCGCGCTGTCGTGCGAGCTGTTCCGCGACCCGTCGGTGCCCGGGCGCTACCTCGAGTACATGCTCGACGAGTCGTGGGTGGAACACCTGCGGCGCTTCGACCGCGTCACCGCGCACGATGTCTCGCTGCGCGAGCGGCGCCTCGACCTGCACATCGGAGACGGCCCGCCGGTGGTGTCGCGCTGCCTGGCCGAGCCCCTGAATCCGCATTGA
- a CDS encoding MFS transporter, which translates to MNPVLYAWGVRALFFAAGLLFATWGVHVPTVKGHYGLGEQALAVAMLAGGVGAVGGLTQAGRLIGRFGPRKVALVSGCLCAASIGLLLAFHTMAVLLLVMVAFGLANSLFDVSVNVAASDLEARAGRPLMSGFHGMFSLGGMAGAAGGAALLSAGVEPWHHLAAATAVGVTLVAFGCWTMPRAKKPEEGAGGHAFLLPRGTLLLIGILAALGLIAEGAMYDWSVLYVKQELLADAGTAALGYAAFSGAMAAARFGGDWVRARLSSALLVRLSGLLAAAGMTLSLVTSSPVVALLGFALVGLGFANIVPVLFSAAATVPGVKPADGIAAVASLGYFGMMVGPPLIGFVAEHQSLTVGLATVVLAAVMLSAAARSALARPA; encoded by the coding sequence ATGAATCCTGTCCTGTACGCCTGGGGCGTCCGCGCCCTGTTCTTCGCCGCCGGCCTGCTGTTCGCCACGTGGGGCGTGCACGTGCCCACGGTCAAGGGGCACTACGGCCTCGGCGAGCAGGCCCTCGCGGTGGCGATGCTCGCCGGCGGGGTGGGTGCCGTCGGCGGGCTCACGCAGGCGGGCCGGTTGATCGGGCGCTTCGGGCCGCGCAAGGTGGCGCTGGTGTCGGGCTGCCTCTGTGCAGCGAGCATCGGGCTGCTGCTGGCCTTCCACACGATGGCGGTGCTGCTGCTCGTGATGGTGGCCTTCGGCCTGGCCAACAGCCTGTTCGACGTCTCGGTCAACGTGGCCGCGAGCGATCTCGAGGCTCGCGCCGGGCGCCCGCTGATGAGCGGCTTCCACGGCATGTTCAGCCTGGGTGGCATGGCCGGCGCGGCGGGTGGCGCGGCGCTGCTGTCGGCCGGTGTCGAGCCGTGGCACCACCTCGCCGCGGCGACCGCCGTGGGTGTGACCCTCGTGGCCTTCGGTTGCTGGACGATGCCGCGGGCGAAGAAGCCGGAGGAGGGCGCGGGCGGGCATGCGTTCCTGCTGCCGCGGGGGACGCTGCTGCTGATCGGCATCCTCGCGGCGCTCGGCCTGATCGCCGAAGGGGCGATGTACGACTGGAGCGTGCTGTACGTGAAGCAGGAGCTGCTGGCCGATGCCGGCACCGCCGCACTGGGCTACGCCGCCTTCAGCGGCGCGATGGCCGCGGCCCGCTTCGGCGGCGACTGGGTGCGGGCGCGGCTGTCGTCGGCCCTGCTCGTGCGCCTGAGCGGGCTGCTGGCCGCGGCGGGCATGACGCTGTCGCTCGTGACGTCGTCCCCGGTGGTGGCGCTGCTGGGCTTCGCGCTGGTGGGCCTCGGCTTCGCCAACATCGTGCCGGTGCTGTTCAGCGCCGCGGCCACGGTGCCCGGCGTGAAGCCGGCCGACGGCATCGCCGCGGTGGCCTCGCTCGGCTACTTCGGGATGATGGTGGGCCCACCGCTGATCGGGTTCGTCGCCGAACACCAGTCGCTGACCGTCGGCCTCGCGACGGTGGTGCTGGCGGCGGTGATGCTGTCGGCTGCAGCCCGGTCGGCGCTCGCACGTCCCGCCTGA
- a CDS encoding UDP-N-acetylglucosamine 1-carboxyvinyltransferase — translation MSDLIVHGGTPLRGRIVPSANKNAVLPILCATLLTKEPVRLRGVPDITDVRRILDIFRTLGSRVEMDFDTGILDVHHLDTRFDEDTDRLPEAMRSSIMLVPPLLTRFGVARIENDVKGCTLGVREIDPHVEVFERFGAAVERVEDALLIRSLRPLIATQHWLDYASVTTTENFVLCAALARGTSTLTNAASEPHVQEFCAFMSAMGARIQGQGTSLLMIDGVEELGGADFTFTEDFHEIVTFLALGAITGGQVEVRNGSPDQFPLIDRTFAKFGVHVRHEGGWSRAETAGRLKVREPFTQNILQKVEAAPWPYLPVDLLPIFVALGVQAEGSMMFWNKVYDGAMGWTSELSRFGAHAFQSDPHRVVTFGGKRLVPATVESPYIIRVAIAMLMLAASIEGRSVIRKAAPIRRAHPRFAENLRALGAKIDWVPGA, via the coding sequence CTGTCCGACCTGATCGTCCATGGGGGCACGCCCCTGCGGGGACGCATCGTGCCGTCCGCGAACAAGAACGCGGTGCTGCCGATCCTCTGCGCCACGCTGCTGACGAAGGAACCCGTGCGCCTGCGCGGCGTGCCCGACATCACCGACGTGCGCCGCATCCTCGACATCTTCCGCACGCTCGGCAGCCGCGTGGAGATGGACTTCGACACGGGCATCCTCGATGTCCACCACCTCGACACCCGCTTCGACGAGGACACCGACCGCCTGCCCGAGGCCATGCGCTCGTCGATCATGCTGGTGCCGCCGCTGCTGACCCGCTTCGGCGTCGCCCGCATCGAGAACGACGTGAAGGGCTGCACCCTGGGCGTGCGCGAGATCGACCCGCACGTGGAGGTGTTCGAGCGTTTCGGCGCCGCCGTGGAGCGGGTGGAGGACGCGCTGCTGATCCGTTCGCTGCGCCCGCTGATCGCCACCCAGCACTGGCTCGACTACGCCTCGGTCACCACCACCGAGAACTTCGTGCTGTGCGCGGCGCTGGCCCGCGGCACGTCGACGCTCACCAACGCGGCATCGGAGCCGCACGTGCAGGAGTTCTGCGCGTTCATGAGCGCGATGGGCGCGCGCATCCAGGGGCAGGGCACGTCGCTGCTGATGATCGACGGTGTCGAGGAACTGGGCGGTGCCGACTTCACGTTCACGGAAGACTTCCACGAGATCGTCACGTTCCTCGCGCTCGGCGCCATCACCGGCGGCCAGGTGGAGGTGCGCAATGGTTCGCCCGACCAGTTCCCGCTGATCGACCGCACCTTCGCGAAGTTCGGAGTGCACGTGCGGCACGAGGGCGGCTGGTCGCGTGCGGAGACGGCCGGGCGCCTGAAGGTGCGCGAGCCGTTCACGCAGAACATCCTGCAGAAGGTGGAGGCCGCGCCGTGGCCCTACCTGCCGGTGGACCTGCTGCCGATCTTCGTGGCGCTGGGCGTGCAGGCCGAGGGCAGCATGATGTTCTGGAACAAGGTGTACGACGGGGCGATGGGGTGGACGTCGGAGCTCTCGCGCTTCGGGGCCCATGCCTTCCAGTCGGACCCGCACCGCGTGGTCACGTTCGGTGGCAAGCGCCTCGTGCCGGCGACGGTGGAGAGCCCGTACATCATCCGCGTGGCCATCGCGATGCTGATGCTCGCGGCCAGCATCGAGGGCCGCTCGGTGATCCGCAAGGCCGCGCCCATCCGGCGTGCGCACCCGCGGTTCGCGGAGAACCTGCGGGCGCTGGGCGCGAAGATCGACTGGGTGCCCGGGGCGTGA
- a CDS encoding YihY/virulence factor BrkB family protein: protein MHPRLLFRHLRLVARNPVGFSWRVLKAFRANQGLLLAGAVAYYALLSLVPMLILAVIALSHVVDQAELLDTIARYLEWLVPGQSRAIVNELSNFLGHRDLMGWVLLVTMLFFSSLAFTVLENAMSVIFLHRVAIRRRHFLVSAVLPYCYIVCLGVGLLLITTVAGMLEVLGDEQVRFLGADWSLHGISGVLLYLLGFAGEVAVLTSIYLVMPVGRLRLRHALVGGVTAAVLWELTRRVLLWYFATLSQVTVVYGSLTTAIAVLLSLEFAAALLLLGAQVISEFERLDRGAPESEPGEMNLG from the coding sequence ATGCACCCCCGACTCCTGTTCCGGCACCTGCGCCTGGTGGCGCGCAACCCCGTCGGCTTCTCGTGGCGGGTGCTCAAGGCCTTCCGGGCGAACCAGGGGCTGCTGCTCGCGGGCGCGGTCGCGTACTACGCCCTGCTGTCCCTGGTGCCGATGCTGATCCTCGCGGTGATCGCTCTGTCCCACGTGGTGGACCAGGCCGAACTGCTCGACACCATCGCGCGTTACCTCGAATGGCTCGTGCCCGGCCAGTCGCGCGCCATCGTGAACGAGCTGTCGAACTTCCTCGGCCACCGTGACCTCATGGGCTGGGTGCTGCTCGTGACGATGCTCTTCTTCAGCTCGCTCGCATTCACGGTGCTCGAGAACGCGATGTCCGTGATCTTCCTGCACCGCGTGGCGATCCGGCGGCGCCACTTCCTCGTCTCGGCGGTGCTGCCCTACTGCTACATCGTGTGCCTCGGCGTGGGCCTGCTGCTGATCACGACGGTGGCCGGCATGCTCGAGGTGCTGGGCGACGAACAGGTGCGATTCCTCGGCGCCGACTGGTCGCTCCACGGGATCTCCGGCGTGCTGCTGTACCTGCTCGGCTTCGCCGGCGAGGTGGCCGTGCTCACGTCCATCTACCTCGTGATGCCCGTGGGCCGGCTGCGCCTGCGGCACGCGCTGGTGGGCGGGGTCACCGCCGCGGTGCTGTGGGAACTCACCCGCCGGGTGTTGCTGTGGTACTTCGCGACGCTGTCCCAGGTCACCGTGGTGTACGGCTCGCTCACCACGGCCATCGCCGTGCTGCTGAGCCTCGAGTTCGCCGCCGCGCTGCTGCTGCTCGGCGCGCAGGTGATCTCGGAGTTCGAGCGCCTGGACCGCGGCGCGCCGGAGTCCGAACCGGGCGAAATGAACCTCGGGTAA
- a CDS encoding disulfide bond formation protein B: MATSTPDLTARLLWGMAAACVAALALALVAQYVGHMEPCPWCVLQRVIYVVIAIVCAAAALVRARVVRVPLASLALLLSVSGVAAALYQHNVAAASFSCNLTFADKVVSGLGLDSALPSVFSATASCAEASVSVLGVPFAYWSLAMFVLLAAVAAAVVGRSRRA, from the coding sequence ATGGCCACCTCCACCCCCGACCTCACGGCGCGGCTGCTGTGGGGCATGGCCGCGGCCTGCGTCGCGGCGCTGGCCCTGGCCCTGGTCGCGCAGTACGTGGGCCACATGGAGCCCTGCCCGTGGTGCGTGCTGCAGCGGGTGATCTACGTCGTGATCGCGATCGTGTGCGCCGCCGCCGCGCTGGTGCGCGCGCGGGTCGTGCGCGTGCCGCTCGCGAGCCTCGCGCTGCTGCTCTCGGTGTCCGGCGTGGCCGCGGCGCTGTACCAGCACAACGTGGCCGCCGCGAGCTTCTCGTGCAACCTGACCTTCGCCGACAAGGTGGTGAGCGGCCTCGGCCTCGACTCGGCCCTGCCGTCGGTGTTCAGCGCGACGGCCAGCTGCGCCGAGGCGTCGGTGTCGGTGCTGGGCGTGCCGTTCGCCTACTGGAGTCTCGCGATGTTCGTGCTGCTGGCCGCCGTGGCGGCCGCGGTGGTGGGACGCAGCCGCCGTGCCTGA
- a CDS encoding RidA family protein, with amino-acid sequence MSVYDRLKALGIELPPVAIPAAAYVPFVRTGNLVFLSGHIAKRDGKPWVGQLGLDVDTATGKLAARAVAIDLLGTLHAAVGDLNTVTRIVKVMSLVNSTSTFTEQHLVTNGCSELIGEVFGDKGTHARSAFGVAQIPLGACVEIELIAEVA; translated from the coding sequence ATGTCCGTATACGACCGCCTGAAAGCCCTCGGCATCGAGTTGCCGCCCGTCGCCATTCCCGCCGCCGCGTACGTGCCGTTCGTGCGCACCGGCAACCTCGTGTTCCTGTCGGGCCACATCGCCAAGCGCGACGGCAAGCCCTGGGTGGGCCAGCTGGGCCTGGACGTCGACACGGCCACGGGCAAGCTCGCCGCACGCGCGGTCGCCATCGACCTGCTCGGCACGCTGCACGCCGCCGTGGGCGACCTCAACACGGTGACCCGCATCGTCAAGGTGATGAGCCTCGTCAACAGCACGTCCACCTTCACCGAACAGCACCTCGTCACGAACGGCTGCTCGGAACTGATCGGCGAAGTCTTCGGCGACAAGGGCACGCACGCGCGCAGCGCCTTCGGGGTCGCGCAGATCCCGCTGGGTGCCTGCGTCGAGATCGAACTGATCGCCGAGGTCGCCTGA
- a CDS encoding DNA internalization-related competence protein ComEC/Rec2 — MWTRLSFSWRFAALGLAWLGGAFAHLQLAVLPDQGTLATLLGASLAGGAVAARWPHARVLLVPVAAVLSFALASAHASWRLADALAASLEREDLVVDGVVASLPQVSEQGVRFRFEVESARFGNEAVRVPAVVQLGWFSGWGGAPQDAHGRPARAAPADPLPEVRAGDRWRFAVRLRRPHGLRNPHGFDHELFLFEQGVRAVGTVRPGAVRLGVSWRHPVERLRQHVRDDLIATVADRRAAGVLAALAVGDQSAIASDDWRIFRDTGISHLVSVSGVHVTMFAWLAGLLLNAAWARAGPASLWVPAPMAARVGGVLAAAAYALFAGWGVPAQRTVLMLATVTVLQMGGRRWPLGLTLLVAAVVVCAADPWALNQSGFWLSFAAVALLLAASPEGGVRQGAPLRRAWLVLHDGARTQAVATVGLAPLTLVLFQQVSIVGFAANLVAIPAVTLVVTPLALGGVVLAPLWWLGAWVIQQSNGLLLWLARMPGAVWTAAAAPPWAQVAGVFGAVLAVMPLPWRLRLLAVPLLVPLAAPAVPRPAEGRYEVLAADVGQGSAVLVRTRTRLLLYDTGPAYGGEANAGERVLAPLLRARGEDRIDRLVLSHRDTDHVGGAGPLLDRWPVGELLGSLEPGHRLLGLASSDRRCDAGQSWTWDGVRFDVLHPPASDHARPLKPNAKSCVVRISGPQGSVLLAGDIERAQEAGLVATGVPLASDVLLVPHHGSRTSSTAAFLDAVRPSVAVIQSGHLNRFGHPVAEVLDRLRARGARVVESPSCGAWHWDGDGPPTTARCTRPGTRRYWHHPG; from the coding sequence GTGTGGACTCGGCTCTCCTTCTCCTGGCGTTTCGCTGCGCTCGGCCTCGCGTGGCTCGGCGGGGCCTTCGCCCACCTGCAGCTGGCGGTGCTGCCGGACCAGGGCACGCTGGCCACGCTGCTCGGCGCATCGCTGGCCGGTGGTGCGGTCGCCGCGCGGTGGCCGCACGCGCGCGTCCTGCTCGTGCCGGTGGCCGCGGTGCTGTCGTTCGCCCTGGCGTCGGCGCACGCGTCCTGGCGCCTGGCCGATGCCCTGGCGGCGTCGCTGGAGCGCGAAGACCTGGTGGTGGATGGCGTGGTGGCCTCGTTGCCGCAGGTGTCCGAACAGGGCGTGCGCTTCCGGTTCGAGGTCGAGTCCGCCCGTTTCGGGAACGAGGCGGTTCGGGTGCCGGCCGTCGTCCAGCTGGGCTGGTTCTCGGGTTGGGGCGGTGCGCCCCAGGATGCGCACGGCCGGCCCGCTCGTGCGGCCCCGGCCGACCCGTTGCCCGAGGTGCGAGCCGGTGACCGGTGGCGGTTCGCCGTGCGCCTGCGCCGCCCCCACGGGCTGCGCAACCCGCACGGCTTCGACCACGAGCTGTTTCTCTTCGAGCAGGGCGTGCGGGCCGTCGGCACGGTCCGGCCCGGGGCCGTGCGGCTGGGCGTGTCGTGGCGGCATCCGGTGGAACGGTTGCGCCAGCACGTGCGCGACGACCTGATCGCCACGGTGGCCGACCGGCGCGCGGCCGGGGTGCTGGCGGCGCTGGCCGTCGGGGACCAGTCGGCCATCGCATCGGACGACTGGCGCATCTTCCGCGACACCGGGATCAGCCACCTCGTGTCCGTGAGCGGAGTCCACGTCACGATGTTCGCGTGGCTGGCCGGGCTGCTGCTGAACGCGGCGTGGGCCCGCGCGGGACCGGCGAGCCTGTGGGTGCCGGCGCCGATGGCCGCGCGCGTGGGCGGGGTGCTGGCGGCCGCGGCCTACGCGCTGTTCGCGGGCTGGGGCGTGCCGGCGCAGCGCACGGTGCTGATGCTCGCCACCGTCACGGTGCTGCAGATGGGCGGGCGGCGCTGGCCGCTCGGGCTCACGCTGCTGGTGGCGGCCGTGGTGGTGTGTGCGGCCGACCCGTGGGCGCTGAACCAGTCGGGGTTCTGGCTGTCGTTCGCGGCGGTGGCGCTGCTGCTGGCCGCATCGCCAGAGGGCGGCGTGCGGCAGGGCGCGCCGCTGCGGCGAGCCTGGCTCGTGTTGCACGATGGCGCGCGCACGCAGGCCGTCGCCACCGTCGGGCTGGCCCCGCTGACGCTGGTGTTGTTCCAGCAGGTGTCGATCGTCGGGTTCGCCGCGAACCTCGTGGCCATTCCCGCCGTCACGCTCGTGGTCACGCCGCTCGCGCTGGGTGGCGTGGTCCTGGCGCCGTTGTGGTGGCTCGGGGCCTGGGTGATCCAGCAGTCGAACGGGCTGCTGCTCTGGCTCGCCCGCATGCCGGGTGCGGTGTGGACCGCGGCGGCCGCGCCGCCGTGGGCCCAGGTGGCGGGTGTGTTCGGCGCGGTGCTCGCGGTGATGCCGCTGCCATGGCGGCTGCGCCTGCTGGCCGTGCCGCTGCTCGTGCCGCTGGCGGCGCCCGCGGTGCCACGCCCGGCCGAGGGACGCTACGAGGTGCTGGCGGCCGACGTGGGGCAGGGCAGCGCGGTGCTGGTCCGCACGCGCACCCGGCTGCTGCTGTACGACACGGGGCCGGCGTACGGCGGCGAGGCCAACGCGGGCGAACGGGTGCTGGCGCCATTGCTGCGGGCGCGGGGCGAGGACCGCATCGACCGGCTCGTGCTGAGCCACCGCGACACCGATCACGTGGGCGGGGCCGGCCCGCTGCTCGACCGGTGGCCGGTCGGCGAGCTGCTCGGGTCGCTCGAACCAGGCCATCGCCTGCTGGGGCTCGCCTCGTCCGACCGGCGCTGCGACGCGGGCCAGTCGTGGACGTGGGACGGCGTGCGGTTCGATGTGCTGCATCCACCGGCGTCCGACCACGCCCGGCCGCTCAAGCCCAACGCCAAGTCGTGTGTGGTGCGGATCAGCGGCCCGCAGGGCAGCGTGCTGCTCGCCGGCGACATCGAACGTGCCCAGGAGGCGGGCCTCGTGGCCACGGGCGTGCCGCTCGCGAGCGACGTGCTGCTCGTGCCGCACCACGGCAGCCGCACCTCGTCCACCGCGGCCTTCCTCGATGCGGTGCGGCCGTCGGTCGCCGTGATCCAGTCCGGGCACCTCAACCGCTTCGGACATCCGGTGGCGGAGGTGCTGGACCGGTTGCGCGCGCGCGGGGCTAGGGTGGTCGAGAGCCCGTCGTGCGGTGCCTGGCACTGGGACGGCGACGGGCCGCCCACGACGGCCCGCTGCACGAGGCCCGGGACGCGGCGCTACTGGCACCACCCGGGCTGA
- a CDS encoding GFA family protein: protein MITGQCLCGAVRFRIDGPLAPVQVCHCTDCRRAQGTPFATNAPVRRDDVVFTSDTDTLTAYESTPGKRRWFCGRCGSPLYSERTDLPGVVRLRMGLLDEPVTADVEAHAFWASRARWFDGAEDRPHHDRWIPKPG, encoded by the coding sequence ATGATCACCGGCCAATGCCTTTGCGGCGCCGTCCGCTTCCGAATCGACGGACCGCTCGCCCCGGTCCAGGTGTGCCACTGCACGGACTGCCGCCGCGCCCAGGGCACCCCGTTCGCGACGAACGCACCCGTGCGCCGCGACGACGTGGTCTTCACGTCGGACACGGACACGCTCACGGCGTACGAGTCGACTCCGGGCAAGCGCCGGTGGTTCTGCGGCCGCTGTGGTTCACCGCTCTACAGCGAACGCACGGACCTGCCCGGTGTGGTGCGGCTGCGCATGGGCCTGCTCGACGAGCCGGTCACGGCCGACGTCGAAGCCCACGCCTTCTGGGCCTCGCGGGCCCGCTGGTTCGACGGCGCCGAGGACCGCCCGCACCACGACCGCTGGATTCCGAAGCCCGGCTAG
- a CDS encoding circularly permuted type 2 ATP-grasp protein gives MTSSFDEMQASREEVREHYRLYDRWLSQQPGDVMRSRREEAEMIFRRVGITFAVYGAKDEDGSGTERLIPFDLIPRVIPAHEWAEMEKGLVQRVTALNRFIHDVYHGQDIIRAGIVPGDQIFKNAQFRPEMMGVDVPERVYSHISGIDIVRAANPDGSGTYYVLEDNLRVPSGVSYMLENRKMMMRLFPELFSQHRVAPVAHYPDLLLETLRGVAPAAVNDPTVVVLTPGMYNSAYFEHAFLAQQMGVELVEGQDLFVRDNFVYMRTTQGPKRVDVIYRRVDDDFLDPLAFRPDSTLGCAGLLSVYRAGNVTLSNAIGTGIADDKSIYPYVPKMIEFYLGEKPILNNVPTYQCREEEDLKYVLDHLPELVVKEVHGAGGYGMLVGPASTKEEIAEFRKVLIANAAGYIAQPTLALSTCPTFVDSGIAPRHIDLRPFVLSGKDVQMVPGGLTRVALKEGSLVVNSSQGGGTKDTWVLEA, from the coding sequence ATGACTTCGAGCTTTGACGAGATGCAAGCGAGCCGCGAGGAGGTGCGCGAGCACTACCGGCTCTATGACCGTTGGCTGTCACAGCAACCCGGCGACGTGATGCGTTCACGCCGCGAAGAGGCGGAGATGATCTTCCGCCGCGTGGGGATCACGTTCGCCGTCTACGGCGCGAAGGACGAGGACGGCAGCGGCACCGAACGCCTGATTCCCTTCGACCTGATCCCGCGCGTGATTCCCGCGCACGAGTGGGCCGAGATGGAGAAGGGGCTGGTGCAGCGGGTCACCGCGCTGAACCGCTTCATCCACGACGTCTACCACGGGCAGGACATCATCCGGGCCGGCATCGTGCCCGGCGACCAGATCTTCAAGAACGCGCAGTTCCGCCCCGAGATGATGGGGGTCGACGTGCCCGAGCGCGTCTACTCGCACATCAGCGGCATCGACATCGTGCGCGCGGCCAACCCCGACGGCAGCGGCACCTACTACGTGCTGGAAGACAACCTCCGGGTGCCCAGCGGCGTGAGCTACATGCTCGAGAACCGCAAGATGATGATGCGGCTCTTCCCCGAGCTGTTCAGCCAGCACCGCGTGGCGCCGGTCGCGCACTATCCCGACCTGCTGCTCGAGACGCTGCGCGGGGTCGCCCCCGCCGCGGTCAACGACCCGACCGTCGTGGTGCTCACGCCCGGCATGTACAACAGCGCGTACTTCGAGCATGCGTTCCTCGCGCAGCAGATGGGCGTCGAACTCGTCGAGGGCCAGGACCTCTTCGTGCGCGACAACTTCGTCTACATGCGCACCACGCAGGGCCCGAAGCGCGTGGACGTGATCTACCGCCGCGTCGACGACGACTTCCTCGACCCGCTCGCGTTCCGCCCCGACAGCACGCTCGGCTGCGCGGGCCTGCTGAGCGTGTACCGCGCGGGCAACGTGACGCTGTCGAACGCCATCGGCACGGGCATCGCCGACGACAAGTCGATCTACCCGTACGTGCCGAAGATGATCGAGTTCTACCTCGGCGAGAAGCCCATCCTCAACAACGTGCCCACCTACCAGTGCCGCGAGGAGGAGGACCTCAAGTACGTGCTCGACCACCTGCCCGAGCTGGTGGTGAAGGAAGTGCACGGCGCGGGCGGCTACGGCATGCTGGTGGGCCCGGCCTCCACGAAGGAGGAGATCGCCGAGTTCCGCAAGGTGCTGATCGCCAACGCGGCCGGCTACATCGCCCAGCCCACGCTCGCGCTGTCGACGTGCCCCACCTTCGTCGACAGCGGCATCGCGCCGCGCCACATCGACCTGCGCCCGTTCGTGCTGAGCGGCAAGGACGTGCAGATGGTGCCGGGCGGCCTGACCCGCGTCGCGCTCAAGGAAGGATCGCTCGTCGTCAACTCGTCGCAAGGCGGGGGTACAAAGGACACCTGGGTGCTGGAGGCCTGA